ATGTTTTTATGCAATAAGCGTCACAGACCAGCACGTGAGAAACTCCAAACACGGTAAGTTACGCACATGTGTGCACCGTGCAAAAACACTTCCGGATCATACTGTAATGTCAAACTAAAAGCACATCAAAATTACGCATTGTCAAATTAAATTCACATATAAGTGTCCGTTAAGTTATTGctatatttatgaaaataattttttgacaaaaaaaagagCACACAAACGTTATTAAAACGTTTGACATTGTATGTGGAATCAAAATATCTCTACAAgtgttttaaaatttaaaattcatTTGAATTTAATTAGTAGATTTAGTAATCTACTAAGGGTTCGATTATCTAAATTAAGATATCCCCAGCTAATATAAATAGCTGTCGGACAAAAAAAGAGCTAAATCGCTATTAGTAGATACAATTTGCGAAATTATAATAGTGTAAAACATGTCCACAAGATGGCGTCTTGGCACGATGCTAAAGTCGTATCGATGATAAAACTCATAGATGCATTTTATCAATCTGTCATGAATCGTACACATTAAGTCACTTGTATTTCGATTTGGTTGTATCTGTTATTAAAATAATCGATTTAGAGGATGTTACATTCTTATTACCTGAACATTGTTCTTTTTTCACGGAGACCTGAGAAGTGACGTCAGACTTTGATTAGCATACCCCTCTCTATATATTTCATGCTGGGGCATTGGCGCGCCGCAGTACTGCAACGTAGATGAACTAAAGACTTCTATATCGAATCCGTCTAGAAAGGTATGTCTTTTAAATCTaatagtaacatttaaaaaatgttattggTGCCGTGATATGTAGGCCTATTGATAAGAATGCAAAACGttagatacatttttattggAAGTgagacattttcaaaataattctGCATAACAAAGGATGTCTATATTTTAAGACACCTTCTGTTCAAAACATGATTTGAACATTGCAGTTAACGATATACGAAATGTTGTTTTAAAGTCGGCGTCTCAAAGACATGAACAAGGCGCTTAACCTATTTTCCTTTGTTAAGCCTATTTGTGCTTCAAATGCATTTATAAGGACGTGCctcataaatgtacagtaatcTGATAATGTGTTATAACAAATGACTGGCGAAGTGGCCGTTAAAATAAACGGCAGCATTATGTTCCTTGGTCACACTGGTTTCACACTGCTAGATTCTGCAAAACCAAGACAGATTTCACCATGCTCACGAAACAAATATGACCATGAGCAAAATTCTGTAGGTTTTAGCTGAAGCAAAGTATATGAGCAAAATAATTCGCTATATTATTGAATAGCCATATTTGCGATTCACTTGTAATCTCATCGTGGACATAGGTTTTgctatatataggctatataaatCGCTGTCTCAGACGACATTCAGAATGGGTGCGGTTCTGTTCAGTTGTGTGTGTCACTGTCAGGAAAATCAACGGGATGTGATACAAATCGCCTTTGACCGAACAATAGATTTTAAGATATTCACTGCCTCGGGTGTTTTAGGGaagcagctctctctctctctctctctctctctctctctctctctctctctctctctctctctctccttgcagACAAGAAGGAGGGAAAGAAAggacatttttattctttttgttcTCTCTGCAGACAACCAGTCATGTCTGACAAACCAAACCTGGAGGAGGTCACCAGTTTCGACAAAAGCAAGCTGAAGAAGACAGAGACTCAGGAGAAAAACCCATTGCCATCTAAAGAAAGTAAGAACAACAGAACATAATTGTGCTTTTGGCCATTCTAATACCCAGGCCATCTGGTATTGCAAAATCATATTAAACTATATATTAAACTAAATATTGCAAGATAATATTTAAAATCCTTCATATCTGTGGCCTTGGGTAATAATATGCATGTAATCTGCGAAGAGATCAAAGCAGAAATTGGGTGTGGGCATTAAAGATGTAGTGGATTTTCAGTACTATTCTTCCTTCTATGTCTACAGCCATTGAACAGGAGAAGCAGGCGGCCTCGTGAAGACACGAGCTGACATCATGCACTGTGCACACTCCCTTCCCTGCATTGCCTTCTTTTCACACACTTCTTTTAGCAGTCTAACTTtgtaaccaaaatgttaaaaaagaaaaaaatgatacataaaaagagaaaatctAAAGCTGCATCACTGTCGGATTGGATGAGCTGACCCCTCTAACAACACCTAGAGTCTGGACCGCATCCAGTCCAGCGATGATTCTGATTCCAGGAGCTAGTAGCTTGGATCCATCTGGCGCCAATGGTGGCTATTTTGTGTTGGTTTCAGCTATTGCCATAGGACAAGGGGGCGTGGTGACCAGCTCGCAAAGTTATggcattgtattttttatttaaacttttaggATAAACTGCACaatctttgtttatttatgttggtAATGATTAACACCTTCTTGGTAGGGCTGCTTCAgtgaaatgctttttttatttggaaaagaggaagagaaaaaagcaAATCTACAGTCTAGATGTGAAAACACTTCTAAGAACAGGTGTTGTATTTTAATTGATTGTGCCCTTTTAATCAATGTGGATGTGGGTTTGCTTTATGTGTTGCACCCAGTATTGGTTGTCTTATTGTGTGGCGGTTATctttcaaaatgaaaattgtacGTGATCGCTTTCAGCTGttgaactatttttttttcttgggttttgtaaaaaacaaactTTAACAACCATGTTATATTGCCACAAACTGTTATCAATGATGGGAAATTGAAActgttgtaataaaaaaaaagtatcatcatttttgtgtttagtctttctcactttgtTGTCATTACCACTTGTGCAAGATCTAGAAATCATTCAAGTTAACTAAG
This DNA window, taken from Xyrauchen texanus isolate HMW12.3.18 chromosome 5, RBS_HiC_50CHRs, whole genome shotgun sequence, encodes the following:
- the LOC127643756 gene encoding thymosin beta-11, translated to MSDKPNLEEVTSFDKSKLKKTETQEKNPLPSKETIEQEKQAAS